In Euphorbia lathyris chromosome 2, ddEupLath1.1, whole genome shotgun sequence, the sequence GTGTTTGTTACTGTTGCATTGCAGCCCGCAAGTCAAAGACTCCTCAGCAGGGCCATCCTTGGCTACCATTGCCTTTATACGGAAACTCTCAGACCATGACAAAGATGTCCACGACTTCTCAAAAAAGTGGAACAGCTAGCTGTATCTCATTGGTTTCCTCTCTTGGTCGGTACTTCACGTTCCAAGAAATCCTTGATGCAACCAACAAGTTTGATGAGAACCTGCTTCTTGGGGTTGGTGGTTTTGGCAGGGTTTACAAGGGAACTCTCGATGATGGGACCAAACTGGCAGTGAAAAGAGGAAATCCCAGATCAGAACAAGGTCTAGCTGAATTCCGAACAGAGATTGAAATGTTATCCAAGCTCCGACATCGCCACCTTGTCTCTCTTATTGGCTATTGTGATGAACGGTCAGAAATGATTCTTGTATATGAATATATGGCTAATGGACCTCTCAGAAGCCATTTATACGGTACTGATCTGCCACCACTATCATGGAAGCAACGGCTGGAAATATGTATTGGTGCTGCAAGGGGACTACATTATCTTCATACAGGTGCTGCTCAAAGCATCATTCATAGGGATGTCAAGACAACAAACATTCTCTTGGATGAGAACTTTGTAGCCAAAGTTGCTGACTTCGGACTCTCAAAAACAGGTCCAGCTCTCGATCAGACCCACGTGAGTACTGCAGTTAAGGGTAGCTTCGGCTACCTTGATCCTGAATACTTCCGGAGGCAACAACTGACAGAGAAATCAGATGTATATTCTTTCGGGGTGGTGTTGATGGAAGTTCTGTGTACTAGACCAGCTCTGAATCCTGTTCTTCCAAGGGAACAAGTTAATATAGCAGAGTGGGCAATGATATGGCAAAAGAAGGGCATGTTGGACCAAATCATGGACTCCAATTTGGTAGGAAAGGTGAATCAAGCTTCTCTAAAAAAGTTCGGGGAGACTGCTGAGAAATGCCTGGCTGAATATGGAGTTGAAAGACCATCAATGGGCGACGTCTTGTGGAATCTCGAATACGCTCTTCAACTTGAGGAGACTTCGTCTGCACTTACGGAACCTGAAGATAACAGCACGAATCATATCCCAGGCATTCCGATGACACCACTTGAACCATTTGATAATAGTGTAAGCATCATGGATGGAGGGACCTCAGGAACAGATGACGATGCTGAAGATGCAGCCACAAGTGCTGTGTTTTCCCAGCTGGTAAATCCTCGCGGAAGATGAACGAACGATTCCGGTGACAGTGTAAAGTTTTTGGAGAAAAGCCAAGGTTATTCTTACCACACTAGTTGTTTTTACCTCAATTTTTAATccataatatatttaatttgtaATATAGTTCAGTGATTTGTGAAAGGCACATAAATTCTCTTATTGTCTTGATTTGATATTCATCTTTTTTTTGTTACACGGTAAAATATTCAATGTATTGGGATTTACTACCATTTATTTGCTAAATTGGCATAGAAATGACTTATTGTTACTTTTCTCTCCACATTTAATTGATTATCAATCTTATTCAGATGCATGTTAGAAAGTGAACTTTTATTCTCATGATGAACATGTGATTTCAATAATAATGTAATCCATCCAGCATGGTCATTCTTAAAGTTTCAATTCCTCAATTATTAGGACTTGCTGCCAGTGCCATATCTCTAGAAGAAGCCAGGCTAAAGGGTAATTTGGTAAATTTAGACAATAACTTGATTAACATGTGTCTGCATATAATTGGCTGTtcttttttgacatttcttGATTTGAAATGATATGCCAAAAAAATACTAAGTTACAAAAATGATAGTAGTATTTATTTTGGTGTAACCACCACCGGGTGTCGTGCTGCAGGGCCTTTCTGAATTCGGGGGTTAGGTGGACCTTTTCTTTTTTAACAATGTCAGTATTGCTCTATACACAAAGGAAAGGATCAAACACGTGATCACTTGCTATTTTTAGTTTACACGAATATATGGCGGGACCCAAAAGTTTATTCATCCCACGATTTGCAGAGTCAAGTGTTGACTTTGTGTGTGTTTGCATGTTCCATCTGGCTATTATGCTTTCTTGATCATATCCGTATTAGATTCTGACATTAGGCCAAGCAAGCATTCAAGCCTAGCTTCATTCCACCACTTATATAATTCTAGCAGTGAGCAGTTGTACAATTCGTGCGCCTATAACAAATTAGTATCAACCTGATAGGGCCTGTAATGGAGCTCAGCTAAATTTGGTTTGGCAGAAAATAGACAAGTTGGAACTCGAGTTGATTCTAGATCAACATTCCGTTTGAACTTGATCTGAACTTGGTCTGATAAAGTGAGCTGCTTGCGAGCCTTTGTTTATTTGTTAATGAGTTTTACTCATGACtaattcattaattatatttataaaacaactcattaattatgttaatATATAAGGTGCATTTTCAAACTTACAAAACTAAACTCTCACGCAAACTATCTAGTTTTACATTTCTCCTTTTATGGAAGtgctattattaaaaaaagaattgAACTAATTCATTAACTTGTTCACAAGTTTATAACTGAGCTTGCTCACGAGCTTTTGAGCCGAATTTCTTCGTGTTCATGTTTGGTTCGTGTATAAATCAAGCCAATAAgttcgagcttttatcgagttGCTTATAAActgctcggctcatttacagcctaTCCACAAATAGAACCCTTGATTtcaaagaaaacccttgatttCCTTGCTTTTCTTGTCCTTTGGAACGTCTCAATTAGTAATCTGTAGGAGTAACTCGTTAATTCTGATTTATTCACAAGATTAACAATTTCTTTTTTGTTGACAAGTTTATGCCTCTTATAGAAACAAGACGACATTACAATAGGAAAAGGTTTTTGCTTAGAAACTTATTATTTAGGAGATTATCAGCATATCTTTTCCTAAAAGTAAAATACTATTATAATAGGAAAgtaaatataactaaataaaaatattaactaAATGAGGTTGATACTGCCTAAATAATTATGATAAAGCAAACATGTAAATTTTGAATCAAATTCATCAATTGTAGTTGAAAACCTGAACTATTTCCTGCAAACTATGCCATGTCCGTTAGAACCAGCAGTGCAATCGAGCATGCCAAAATCCATCACTGATACATCCTTCCGCTCGGTTGCTTCAGCTGGAGAGAATAAACATGACTCACAATCAGCAGACAGCAGAGATGTAGTCCGGTACTTATCTTCTCCTCCCACAACCGGCATTGCAACTCCTGGTTTCGCTGGATTCTCAAACTCAGGCTGGTAAGTCCTTCCAAGCACACCTTCAACTTCCGTGGATAAACTATAAAACTTGAACTGCACTTCCAAGTGACTATAACAGTCACCAGAAGGTATCTGATAACTATGAATTCTATCATCTTCTTTTGTCACAGGCACAACCTTCACCGATATCTCAGCAACCTCAGGTAGAATGATTACTACACTGTTCTTGCTTAGTGTTCTCTCCACTCTAATTTCCGGAGATTGCCATGACGATAAATGTCCTTCTGGTATCACTATTTCATTCCCATTGTGAGTGAATTTCAGATGATCAATCTCACCATCCCATGTCTCTGCTCTTGTAGCCTCAAGAGAGAAAGTATGTGAATTGAACATGATGCCAAGAGCTTGAATCCAAGTGAAATCGCGGGTTCTGCCTGCTGGACGGAGGCCGATGAAACGGGCATTGATTTGCAGGTTGAGATCAGATACTAAGGTGAAATGCTGATTGCTCTTTCCATGGAAGTAAAAGACAATGCCATCTCCACCGATGAATCGGGGATCGAAGCAGGCTGAACCAGGAGAGTTGCAATTTGGTACACGATCTATATATCAGCAAACAAAATGCTTGAGAGAAATGAAGAATTACATGAAAAGTATATATAGAAGTTGCAAAGAGTGTCTTACGTTTACATTCAGGCTTGCAGATGGGTGAATTGCAATTCAAAAAGCAAACTTTTTCTCTTGGATTAGATGAAGTTGTGAGTGGACACTCTACTGGGCAACTTAACTTCTTGAGGAAGCATGGACCTTTACTGCGGCAGGTTACATTTCCTGCATGTATATCTGCTGCACTATACACTAAAACTAGCACAATCACTAAGAGTTTATTGCCTGCCATAGTTCTTCCGAATTACCATATACGCACATCTatgttcttatatatatatatatatatatatataactagaTTGGGTTTTGCAAATAAAATTTCttgatttgattttattaaatcTTAAGAGAAAGGAATCTACGTTATTGATCTATTACATTTTCTTTAACATTGTCCATGCatctaattattatattataaattgGGAAGAAACTGTATGTGAAATTCATTTATAGCAAGATGCAGATTTGTTATGATTTTCAGGTTTGCGTAAAAGAAAAAGTCATTATCAAGAGTGTGATGTAGTGAAATTGATTCTATTACGTTAtaattgaattattttgatTGATCCTTTATTTATTGTAAGCTTTAAACAAAGTTGAAGGTATATTAAATGGAGAGTAGAGGTTGCAGGCGAATGAAGGGGCGGATGATACGCATAAGTCCATGTGAGTGTACAGCGATGGGCAGGGGGACTAGGATAGTCAAACAAACTCTCTCGACTTTGAATCAGATTAACAGGTAATAGAGTTGGTTTGGTTCCCCGAATAGATAGAGTAGTAATAGAATAACTATTGTGGATTGCTAAATACCGTCATCTAATTACTTGTCAACGTCCCCTTTTGGACATTTTTGCGCTTGTCATTTTTTCaatcaaaaactgaaattctctctgaaatttcttccaaaatcacaaacccgaacaacaatcaTGGCTGGCGGACACGACAAAGGAAAAAGACTAATGATCCATccggtaagttttttttttacttaatttgaATCGAAAACACGAGTTCCGTCTCTGCATTTGGAGACGGAACTCATTGAAAATGGCCTGGGCGGGTAAAACCCGCCTGGCCTTAGGGCACGCTCCCGCCTACCCTAAGGCCAGACGAGTGTTTCACCCGCCCGTCCCATGGGCAGACGAGTAGTTCATTCGCCCGCCCTTAGGGTAGGCGGGTGAAACTCCCGTCTCCCTTTAGGGGGgccaaattcaattttttttttggtcggACTCCCTTTAGGGGGTTCGAAATTGGAAAAAAGCCAATACCGAGTTACAGAAACATTCGATTGTTGTTTTGACGTTAAATTTGTATTTATCTATCAACGTAATTATTGAAATATTTTAAAGTAAATAAGAAGTAACTCAATTAGACAAATTATTAATCGGATTGGAGCAGATAATAACGGAAATGCTTAGGATTTGGGGACGAATTTCAATTAGCGTAAATAAGAACtgacattaaaataaacgagTTATAATTTTCAGACTTCTGAGGTTGGAGGTAGTTCCGGACATCCGCATACTACCACACGTGATGTCATCTTCTCGGAGGAGCCGTGACGAGGAGAGGCTGATGGCGGACGTCCAGAGGGCGCACGTGGAACAGGGTCAGCACGTTAGAGCTGGTGAGCAGGATGATGTTGCCATGGACGTGGATGGCTCAGATCATCCTGCAGACGAGAGGATCCCACCTCCTCAGGTGACGAGGGGTAGAGGCGACCGATTTGTTGCTCCGGTAAATAATTTACATTCttgctttattttgttattagtTTACTTTAGCTATTATTGTAAGATTTCAATCGTTTAAATGTTATATGTGTAGTATAATTTCAAGGAGCAGCAAACGCTCTAGGGATGCTGCAGATAAGGACTGAGTAGTGACGGAGCAGGTCCCCGACGGTCCTGTTGATGGTTCAGTGATTCCCAGCTTCTTGGGACATATTGCTGTTGAGATTTGGAAAGGTCATGTTAGGGGCATCCTCAGGTGCCATACTAGATCAGGGTTTTACAAGAAACTGCTCACATGATACGATAGATCGACTGAGGAGGTCTAGGCACTTATACATGCATCTCGGTTGACACACCACCCAGATATCATGTACACACACATTGATATGCCTCTAATATCTGCTTTTGCGGAGCGTTGACAGCCGGACACATTTCATATTTTAAGGTCCAATGCTATAAATGGCCCAATAAAAAACTATGGATCTAACAACGTTCGGAGCTTCCGTTCTGAAAAAGTTCGAATGGTCATAACTTCTTTGTTTGACCTCTGAATTGAGTTGAGAAAAGTGCGTTAGACTCATAATGGAAAATAAACGACTTTAATCTCCAAGCTTAAGAGAAATGAGTTTAGGTTTTGGTCTTTGATTCCGTTCGGAGCAATGCGGGTTCCACCTGCAACAAACCGAGCACAAGCAACTTAATTTCATTATTAGGGTCAGAAAAGTTCGTGCTAACAGTGCTCTCTAATGATTTATGAGTGctcaattaataaattttggATGCTTTTCCAGAAAAACATTAAACCACCATATAAAGTTTTAATATTTACTGGAGTTTTCTAGTAACAATGGGTGCTTAAGCCCCCCCATTGCTCTTTCTAGATCCGTCCCTAGAAAATACAATGGTAATAGGTTTCCTATAACATGTGTGTGTTCACACTATATACTACAGACATCAAAATGTGGAAGATCTTCCATTTGACATGGAAGTCTAGGACCCCCTAATAATTTTCCTTGTTGCAGACCTCACATGCCTTTTGGAGTTGTTACTCTCTCTTAGTCATTTGTGAGTTTTTCATTTGTTGATAAGTGAAATCTAAGAACCGCACGCTCCTTTAACGGAAATGtatgttttgattatttaaggcttgttaaaactaaaaataatggcttaatatataattacaaaTCTATACCTGACACCTTGAACTTATAGTTGAATATATTCTCCAGTTGCACTTATTTAGAGTTGTATCGAGGCACGACCATCATCTTGCTAACATATGTGATTGGTAGTTTTGAGTTGTTAATGGTTACAACAACTCTTTATACTCTATTATGCTCGATAACTTTTCCTTGTCTCCAGTCATATGGTTAGAGCATCTAGATTCCATTATCCAATCATCAttataattgataaatttatttactTATAGCAGTAAATGCTAGCTTGTCTTGTGCATCTGATTTAGAGGGCATGGTTGTGTCACATGTCATTGGCTCTATTATGAACCACGAAGCCTCAAAGTCGTAATCTTCATCTCTTTCATCTTGAGAGTGTGTGGATGTTGCATCATTTCCTTCTACTTGTTTGTATCGATAATCTCGAGTATAGTGACCTCGTTTACCACAATTATAACATTGATTATTCTTGTGCTGATGTGATTTCTTGTCCGCTTGGTTGTGGTTGTGGTGAGCTCCCCCTTATTGCCAACTCCCCCTTTGTTGATTTTTTTGCCAACTTTGTTTGAATCTTTTGCCATTTCTCGATCTCGCTGTTTTTGGATCCCTGCTCTTTTTATTGTTAAAAAGAGCTTTATCTTCATCATTGATTGAGACTTTAGGCATTTATCTGTCTAAAGTCTCTTGATTAGCCAAGGTATTTTCTAATTCGTTTAAACTTGACTCTTTAGCCCATCCACGGATTGATGTGACAATAGCATTAAATTCGGGACGCAACCCATGGACTATAATTTTTGGCATTCTCGTTTCAGTAATTGTATTTTCTGGATCCAATTTTGAAATTCTTTACATAAAGTTTTAGCTTCAGTAAAGTATTGACTCATTGTCATATCGTTTTGTGAGACCAACAGTAACTCGTTCTAGAGTTGTTGGAACTTGGCATTGTTTGTTCTTGCAAATACTCAAGCGAGAGTGTCTGATGTTTCTTTAGGGGTTTTGACGTCTTTGATGCGTTGCAACAAATCGTCCTCCACCGAAATTGATAAATCATACATTGCTTTACCACACTTGACCTTCCACTTTTAAGGTCATTTTGTTCCGTCGGAGGTGTTGTGTCATTACCTCACGATCTCCCATAAATCTTAGCCGAGCAGATAAATTACATACGAGTACTCAAAGTactgtaattataattattgattttttctAGAGTGCTTACCGAGGTAGACATATTTGCCATGACGACTTGGTTATCTGCTTTAATCAACCAAGTACGTTTGGTCGCAGACCAATATTTTTCATAGCCCCATACTCTACGTCAGCAATACCTCGTACCACCACGATCCCAAATCGCGATCTTACTCGACTCTCGGTCCTTGATCGCCTGCTTGCATTCGATCAGGTACCGGTCCCTAACCACccactctgataccacttgttaagAAATTGAAGGACttaatagtaattttttttttattaaaaccaAGACCAACCACACCACACACACTTAtactatattttaatttattttacatATGCAATTTAAATCTTTTTTGTTTTGCTACACATAACTACCAATACCCATACTACCTATTTatactaataacccattaaacCAATACCACACATTTGGTCGGTTATAAAATATCAATCAAAATCATTTAATGTGATTTGATTTCTAGCCCGAATTAGAAGATTACTTCAAtctctagaaatattatttacaaaataaaggCGGTGAGGCTAAGTTCAATAATAAGTTATATATAATGttagataatataatatttcattttcatttttcataagCAAACAAACCATATAtcgaaattgattttttttatgaaaattggGACGAGAGTTAAATTAGGTCTGACATCCcgactaggtcggcaccccagACGCCAACAAAACCCAAAcccttatatataaaaaaatgaagagGAGTACAAAGAGTTCAGAGAAAGCGAATGTGTGAAAGATTACAAATGTCGTAAAAAATAAATGACTTGCAAAAGGAAGGCGACGATGGCCACCATGTTAAACCAGCGGAGGAGGTTCCGTGCCGAGCCAAAGAGTCTGCTGCTTGGTTCCCTTCACGAAAGATATGGGTGATAACAACATTCATGCTTGCACACTGTTCAAGACATTTAAGCCACTTCTGTCTGACCGACCAAGGCACAACCTTTGAGCGTTGTCTGAGAAGGTTTACTACGAACATTGAGTCAGCTTCAATCCAGAGGTTACACCACTCTTTCTCCCAATCCAGATCAACCGCGAACATCAAAGCCTAGAGTTCCGCAATATGAGCATAAGAGTTGTGGATTGGGAAAGCAAAGCTGCCCTTTGGGAATCCCCTATAGTTCCTGAAAATTCTGCCTGCACCAGTAGCCCCGGGCGAGCCTACCGCAGATCCGTCTATGTTGACTTTAGTCCAACCTACAGGTGGGGGTATCCATCAGACGTAAACGTAATCAGGCGCAGGCGGTGGCCTTGACAAGTTTCGATTCAGCAAGGTGTTTGATTCTCTAAGCATGCCGTGAAGCCTGGAGATAgacatttggattgaagggagttcgTTGTCGACGATTGCTTTATTCCGAAGGTTCCATAAAAGCCAGGTGGCCGAGGTAATGGCTAATTTACAGGCACGAGCAGATATGCGCGGCATCGGAAGCTGCAATAAATTAACAAGGAAAACAGTGAAATTACATGTTGTGTTAATCGGAAGCAAAAAGAGCTCGCCGATGGCCTTCCAAATCTCCTACGCATAACAGCAGGTAAGGAACAAGTGGTTAAAAGATTCTTCATGACATTTACAAAGCTCGCAGCGGGATGCCAAATGGAAACCGCGGGACTGAAGGGCTGTCTGAACTGATATTTTATTATGCAAAACCAACCAACATGTAAAAGACTGCCTCGGAGGGATATATGTTTCCAGATCAGCGCACCCCAATCATTCGCTATGGTCGAATTGAAGCTGGCGTATAACTTTTTTACTGTTAGCCAACACGAGTCCGTGAGCGACCAGTAGCAGACGTCGATCGTATCAAGGCCCCGATGAATTTTTCTGATATCCTCTTGTAGCTGTCCGAAAGATGATCAATATTGGTCCATTCATCGTGAATTAGGAAATTCTCCACTTTGTTGATCAGGCCTGTCTGCTGTTTAGGCGGTAGACCCAGTCTATTCGCAATGGTGGGCGTAATCCATTTATCCGTCCAGAAGTTCAGCTGCGAGGTCCTACCAATCCACCAGTTTGATTGGTTTCTGATACGTTTGTACATGTCCCTGCATGAGAGCCAAACCGTGGAGTTGCTTAGATATTCTCTTGGCAATCCGGATGCAGACAAGAACCTGGCCCTGAGGATATTTATCACAAAGTTATCTCCCTGTAAAAGGTCCCAGCAAAACTTCCCCATGAGACTTTGATTaaagcaatcaaacttcttaATTCTGAGACCCCCTGCAGCCATATCCTGACAGCAAATATTCCAAGGAACCGTGATTAATTTGCGGGTATCTTTGTCacccgtccaaaggaaattcCTGACGGCTCTATTAATTTGCTTCAGCAGTCCAACCGGCCATTTGTAGATCaagaaagaatggatcaaaGCCCTAGACAGTGTGGATTTTATTAATGTGAGCCTGCCCGCGAGAGATAAACTCTGACCTTTCCATCGACTAAATCTAGCCATAAAGCGATCAGTAAGAGGTTGGAGAATACCTTTTTTTGGTGCGCCGGTGAAGAGAGACACGCCGAGATAATTAAACGGCAGCGTCCCCGCCCGAATACCCAGGGTAGAGGCAAGTCTGCTGCGTCTGCTGCTGTTTATGGAGTTGCTAAAGTAGATGGCAGATTTCTCCCAGCTAACATTTTGTCCGGAGATAGCTCCATACATTGTGAAAATTTGCTTAATACAGCGAGCATTTCTCAAGGTAGCCTTGCAAAACAATAGCATATCATCTGCGTACAGAAGGTGGGAGGGGAAACTCACATGATTCACATAGCCCATAGGAAGTAGAGTGCCATCCCGTTCAAGCTTAGCAAGCCATCTGCTGAAAAAGTCTTCCGCAATGCCAAACAATATCGGAGAGAGTGGATCTCCTTGCCTAACTCCGCAGGAGCAGCCAAAGTATCCCTTCGGAGTTCCTCCCAGAAGAACTGAAATTTTAGCTGAGGAGAGAATGTTTAGTATCCATTCCCTAAAGGTTAGAGAGAACCCAAAAGCTTCCATTACAGCAAGCAAAAAATTCCAGTCAAGAGAATCAAACGCCTTTTTTATGTCGATTTTTAGAGCCATATTCCCACCGTAGCATTTCTTTGCAAGCATATTCACGCCCTCCGACGCTGCAGCGATACATTGATTGTTATGTCATCAAAGAGTGCGTCCAAACCAAAGCACAATATTCACACTGATTAATATTGAAGATTCAGGATGTGATTTgatctatttatagttttttttcggcaaaaagcatcatgggacccctgatctttcattatttggtgcattaaggcctcgatcttttatttagacacattgaacccctgatctttcattgtttggtgcattaaaccctcgatctttcatttaaacacattgaaccctttatctttcatatatgggtgtattaggcccttccgTAAATTAATTCATATATAAGTGTATTAAGGGTCTGTTTAATTCAACTGTTAGCTAGTAGATGTTGCTGTTGACGTTAGCTGTTTGCGGTTGTAATaaactgtttgttgttgttgttggctgtttgttattagctgtttaattattagtgcttggtaaaattataccgaactgttgctgttagtatttaaaatgtctaatatggacatgttttaaattaatcaacaaataaattataaaataaaaaatgtattatacaaattaataacaataattttaataagaaataaaaaatatattgaacaCATTTAAATAAGAATAATGTTAAAAAGAaaacacattttgtggaaataagaaggataattttgtcaataataaGTAACCACAAATAACTGTTCATGAAAAACGCTAAAAAAGagtttttcgtgaaaagctccaaaatgttgtAGTGTCtagagaaaatgttaaacgttacggttatataaacctaaccaaacatgctCTTAATACACCCATATGTAAATTGATTTACGGAATGACCTAATACACCTATATAGATCAAAGgtttaatgtgtctaaatgaaagatcgagggcttaatgcaccaaacaatgaaagatcatgggctcaatgtgtctaaatgaaagatagaagacttaatgcaccaaataatgaaagattaGGGGCCTCAGAAtggtttttgcttttttttttcccttATGAATGGTCTATTTATATTTGAAGCATGGAGAAGAGTACATGGGCAGATCAGTTGACTTGTTTAATGTCCAATATATTGGCTCCAAATAGAAAACCGTTCCAGCAACAAAATGGCCTACAGGATTTTGAAATTGTAAATGCATTCATTAGACGGTGCATTAATATGCTACTTCGAAGGGAGTATCAAGATTGTTTCATTATGTTtagttaattataattaattctaTTTCTTGGTAATCAACCCGAGGCAGCAATTAAATGTAATTAATGTGCACTGGAACAAGAATGTAAAAGCTACTACTAGCAATTCTAGTAACAAGAATGAACACCTCACTggtaatcaaattataatttggaTAGAAATTATTGTTAACTGTGCGATAGACATGAGTAAAGACGACATAGACACTCCAGCTTGAACAAAACAGAATTGTCTTGAGCTGGAAGAAGGTAGCAAAAGCTTCTGTTATTGATCAGTACAATTTATTCAATAATATCCAGAATTTAATGAACTACTTCTTGCAAACAATTCCATATCCAGCAGAAGCACTGCGGGTGCAGTCAAGGGTGATGTAGTTGATCATGGATGATgtctctt encodes:
- the LOC136217227 gene encoding uncharacterized protein — protein: MAGNKLLVIVLVLVYSAADIHAGNVTCRSKGPCFLKKLSCPVECPLTTSSNPREKVCFLNCNSPICKPECKHRVPNCNSPGSACFDPRFIGGDGIVFYFHGKSNQHFTLVSDLNLQINARFIGLRPAGRTRDFTWIQALGIMFNSHTFSLEATRAETWDGEIDHLKFTHNGNEIVIPEGHLSSWQSPEIRVERTLSKNSVVIILPEVAEISVKVVPVTKEDDRIHSYQIPSGDCYSHLEVQFKFYSLSTEVEGVLGRTYQPEFENPAKPGVAMPVVGGEDKYRTTSLLSADCESCLFSPAEATERKDVSVMDFGMLDCTAGSNGHGIVCRK